From the genome of Candidatus Competibacteraceae bacterium:
GCGGCGAGACCAGCACCGTGAAGCGTTCGATCTTGGTCGGCAGCGGGATGGGACCGCGAACCTGGGCACCGGTACGCCGGGCGGTCTCGACGATTTCCCGCGCCGACTGATCGATCAGTCGGTGATCGAACGCCTTGAGGCGGATGCGAATACGTTGGTTGGTGCTCATGGCGCTCACTCGATCACTTTAGCGACGACACCGGCGCCGACGGTGCGCCCACCCTCGCGAATGGCGAAGCGCAGGCCCTCGTCCATGGCGATCGGCGCGATCAGACTGACCACGATCCGCACATTGTCGCCGGGCATCACCATTTCGATCCCTTCGGGCAGGTCGACCGAGCCGGTGACGTCGGTGGTGCGGAAGTAGAATTGCGGCCGGTAGCCCTTGAAGAAGGGTGTGTGCCGCCCGCCTTCTTCCTTGCCCAGTACGTAGACTTCGGCTTCGAACTGAGTGTGTGGGGTGATGGTGCCGGGCTTGGCCAGCACTTGGCCGCGTTCGACGTCGTCCCGCTTGGTGCCGCGTAGCAGAACCCCGACGTTGTCGCCGGCTTCGCCCTGGTCCAGCAGCTTGCGGAACATTTCGACGCCGGTGCAGATGGTCTTGACCGTGGGCCGGATGCCGACGATGGCGACTTCCTCGCCGACCTTGACCTTGCCCCGTTCGATGCGGCCGGTGACCACCGTGCCGCGCCCGGAGATCGAGAAGACGTCTTCGATCGGCATCAGGAAGGCTTTGTCGATTTCGCGCTGTGGTTGCGGAATGTAGACGTCCATGGCGTCGACCAGTTTGACGATCGAGGGTTCGCCAATGTCGCTTTGGTCGCCTTCCAGGGCCTTGAGCGCGCTGCCGGTGATGATGGGGACGTCGTCGCCGGGGAAGTCGTAGCTGCTGAGCAGTTCGCGGACTTCCATTTCCACCAGTTCCAGCAGTTCGGCGTCGTCGACCATGTCGGCTTTGTTGAGGTAGACCACGATGCACGGGACCCCAACCTGACGCGCCAGCAGAATGTGCTCGCGGGTCTGCGGCATCGGGCCGTCGGCGGCCGAGACCACGAGGATCGCGCCATCCATCTGCGCGGCGCCGGTGATCATGTTCTTGATGTAGTCGGCGTGCCCGGGGCAGTCGACATGGGCGTAGTGCCGCTTGGGCGATTGGTATTCGACGTGGGCCGTGGCAATGGTGATGCCGCGCGCCTTTTCTTCCGGCGCGGAGTCGATCTGGTCGTAGGCTTTGAATTCTCCACCAAACGCCGTCGCCATCACCCGCGTGATCGCCGCCGTTAGCGTGGTCTTGCCGTGGTCTACGTGGCCAATCGTCCCGACGTTGACGTGCGGCTTGCTGCGCTCAAACTTTTCTTTGGACACCGTGCTCACTCCATCCGATTCAAATCTTCAACAACCGTCTTCAGCAAAACGCTTCAGGAGGCTTTCTTAATGATCGTCTCCGCGATATTGGCGGGGGCTTCGTTGTACTTGGCGAATTCCATGGAATAGGTCGCGCGACCCTGAGTGGCCGAACGCAGATCGGTGGCATAACCGAACATCTCGGCCAACGGCACTTCGGCGCGGATGACCTTGCCCGACGGCGAATCGTCCATCCCCTGGAGGATGCCGCGACGACGGTTGAGGTCGCCCATCACGTCACCCATGTAATCCTCGGGGGTCACCACTTCGACTTTCATGATCGGCTCCAGCAGCACCGCGCCGGCCTTGAGGGCGCCCTCCTTGAAACCCATCGAACCGGCAATCTTGAAGGCCATTTCGCTGGAATCGACCTCGTGGTAGGAACCATCGAAGATGGTAACCTTGACATCCACCACGGGATAGCCGGCCAGCACGCCCTTCTCCATCTGCTCCTGCACGCCCTTATCCACCGCCGGGACGTATTCGCGAGGCACCA
Proteins encoded in this window:
- the tuf gene encoding elongation factor Tu, translating into MSKEKFERSKPHVNVGTIGHVDHGKTTLTAAITRVMATAFGGEFKAYDQIDSAPEEKARGITIATAHVEYQSPKRHYAHVDCPGHADYIKNMITGAAQMDGAILVVSAADGPMPQTREHILLARQVGVPCIVVYLNKADMVDDAELLELVEMEVRELLSSYDFPGDDVPIITGSALKALEGDQSDIGEPSIVKLVDAMDVYIPQPQREIDKAFLMPIEDVFSISGRGTVVTGRIERGKVKVGEEVAIVGIRPTVKTICTGVEMFRKLLDQGEAGDNVGVLLRGTKRDDVERGQVLAKPGTITPHTQFEAEVYVLGKEEGGRHTPFFKGYRPQFYFRTTDVTGSVDLPEGIEMVMPGDNVRIVVSLIAPIAMDEGLRFAIREGGRTVGAGVVAKVIE
- the rpsJ gene encoding 30S ribosomal protein S10; its protein translation is MSTNQRIRIRLKAFDHRLIDQSAREIVETARRTGAQVRGPIPLPTKIERFTVLVSPHVNKDARDQYELRTHKRLMDIVDPTDKTVDALMKLDLAAGVDVQIKLN